Proteins encoded within one genomic window of uncultured Desulfobacter sp.:
- a CDS encoding beta-ketoacyl-[acyl-carrier-protein] synthase family protein: MTSGAYIAAMGIISALGTGIDSTYQALKRGKSGLASVDFFQLNRPNFPKVGMAPGPIKDNVPRTHALARIAAGQIMAQCSLVPDAVVLGVTTGGMLTCESLLKTKETDPKLFSYHGLGTVAEDIADLIGCKGPAITVSTACSSGNTALAIALEMLRSGQAETVLAGGADALCRMTCFGFQSLQVVDPAGARPFDEKRAGMSVAEGAGLMLIVSQKPENPIATLSGGGLSCDAYHASSPHPQGNGAFDAMTKAMDDAGITPEQIDYINLHGTGTEANDKAEAMAVNRLFNKNQPAASSVKGATGHPMAAAGAIEAIISAIAVSKAIIPGNTGFSTPDPVLNFIPVATPIHRSVHRVLSNTFGFGGNNASIVISETATNASTTCARDVKKRPKSQMGPLSVLSYACVTGAGTTGESLDAFYKGQSLAGMITDKTLTDLLSLKKVRRMKRFSRLMLALAVLAGKEEPADTTPASIIGGTGWGSLSETWDFLSRLFAGNERSSSPIDFVGSVHNAALGHVAMELGAKGANITTTGGDASFEQALWTAGILGKKEHAPIMVMGGDEHHAELSFRFDMSVTHKEKPADGGGALVLTYGAVPGNATLTPRLFLKDNDRLAPKDALADLIRELPDFNDRYGAVMAGIPKAYAARGKAMTDTLSNAFSSSIPILIYRRLTGQFATAPAIATVLAVDAVKNNKLPDPASPGNCIELQGRGILLLGFGRHLTAVEVMPG, encoded by the coding sequence ATGACATCTGGTGCTTACATTGCTGCAATGGGAATCATATCCGCCTTAGGGACAGGGATTGACAGCACGTATCAGGCCCTTAAACGCGGTAAATCCGGTCTGGCTTCCGTGGATTTTTTTCAACTGAACCGGCCGAATTTTCCCAAAGTGGGTATGGCGCCAGGGCCGATTAAAGACAATGTACCCCGGACACACGCGCTTGCCCGGATCGCTGCCGGACAAATCATGGCCCAATGCAGTCTGGTCCCGGATGCCGTTGTTTTAGGCGTCACTACAGGAGGCATGCTGACTTGCGAATCTCTACTCAAAACCAAAGAAACCGATCCAAAACTTTTCAGCTATCACGGTCTGGGTACGGTTGCAGAGGATATTGCGGACCTGATAGGCTGTAAAGGCCCTGCCATTACCGTGTCTACGGCCTGTTCTTCAGGGAATACGGCTCTGGCCATTGCCTTGGAGATGCTCCGTTCGGGCCAGGCCGAAACCGTCCTGGCCGGGGGAGCCGATGCCCTGTGTCGTATGACCTGCTTTGGATTTCAGTCCCTGCAGGTGGTTGACCCGGCAGGCGCACGGCCGTTTGACGAAAAGCGTGCCGGCATGAGTGTTGCCGAAGGGGCAGGTCTAATGCTCATTGTATCCCAAAAGCCTGAAAATCCTATTGCAACACTGTCCGGCGGCGGCTTATCCTGCGATGCATACCACGCCTCATCGCCGCACCCGCAAGGCAACGGTGCCTTTGATGCCATGACAAAAGCCATGGATGACGCCGGCATCACCCCTGAACAGATAGATTACATCAATCTTCACGGTACAGGCACCGAGGCCAATGACAAGGCGGAAGCCATGGCTGTGAACCGGCTTTTTAACAAAAACCAACCTGCGGCATCATCGGTTAAAGGGGCCACAGGCCATCCCATGGCCGCTGCCGGGGCCATAGAGGCGATCATCAGTGCCATTGCCGTATCCAAAGCGATCATTCCCGGCAATACCGGATTCAGTACCCCGGACCCTGTACTGAATTTTATACCGGTAGCCACCCCCATACACAGGTCCGTTCACAGGGTATTGTCAAATACATTTGGATTTGGTGGAAATAATGCGTCCATTGTAATATCAGAAACAGCCACCAATGCATCGACGACCTGCGCCCGGGACGTAAAAAAGAGGCCAAAGTCCCAGATGGGTCCTTTGTCGGTTCTAAGTTACGCCTGTGTGACAGGTGCGGGCACGACCGGTGAAAGTCTGGATGCATTTTACAAGGGGCAGTCCCTGGCAGGCATGATCACGGACAAAACCCTGACCGACCTGCTCTCTTTGAAAAAAGTGCGGCGGATGAAACGATTTTCCCGCCTGATGTTAGCCCTGGCGGTCCTGGCCGGAAAAGAGGAGCCCGCCGACACAACGCCTGCATCCATTATCGGCGGCACCGGCTGGGGATCACTGTCGGAAACCTGGGACTTTCTTTCACGGCTTTTTGCAGGCAATGAGAGATCCTCCAGCCCCATTGATTTTGTGGGATCGGTTCACAACGCCGCCCTGGGTCATGTGGCCATGGAACTGGGTGCAAAAGGCGCGAACATCACCACCACAGGCGGGGATGCCTCCTTTGAGCAGGCCCTGTGGACGGCCGGAATTCTGGGTAAAAAGGAACATGCCCCCATCATGGTCATGGGCGGAGATGAACACCATGCAGAGTTGTCGTTCAGGTTTGATATGTCCGTGACCCACAAAGAGAAACCAGCGGACGGCGGCGGTGCTCTGGTGCTGACTTACGGGGCAGTTCCCGGCAACGCCACTCTGACCCCCCGACTATTTTTAAAAGATAACGACCGCCTTGCACCCAAGGATGCCCTGGCAGACCTTATCCGGGAGCTGCCGGATTTCAATGACAGGTATGGGGCTGTCATGGCCGGTATCCCCAAGGCCTATGCAGCCCGGGGAAAGGCAATGACGGATACTTTGTCCAATGCCTTTTCATCGTCCATACCAATCCTGATTTACCGCCGGCTGACCGGACAGTTTGCCACGGCCCCGGCAATTGCAACCGTACTTGCCGTGGATGCGGTAAAAAATAACAAACTGCCTGATCCGGCGTCTCCAGGAAATTGTATAGAGCTCCAAGGCAGGGGGATTCTTCTTTTAGGCTTTGGGCGGCATCTTACTGCCGTAGAGGTAATGCCGGGATGA
- a CDS encoding isoprenylcysteine carboxylmethyltransferase family protein — MNFILFILISLMLVWISRHTLKNYRSHGFYRFFAFEGIAAILALNEPRWFDNPFSIRQLLSWALLICSIGFVLYAVNLLRNFGGHRQRDDMPENFNFENTAHLVDTGLYRFIRHPMYTSLLLLNWGAFLKHITLVTTAISVTATLFLIATARVEEKENQIVFGQAYTEYCSKSKMFIPFLF, encoded by the coding sequence ATGAATTTTATTCTTTTTATTTTAATCAGCCTGATGCTGGTGTGGATTTCCCGGCACACGCTGAAAAATTACCGCAGTCACGGCTTTTACCGCTTTTTTGCCTTTGAAGGCATTGCCGCAATCCTCGCATTGAATGAACCCCGTTGGTTTGACAACCCTTTTTCAATAAGGCAGTTGCTGTCCTGGGCGCTGCTGATCTGTTCCATCGGTTTTGTTCTGTACGCAGTGAACCTGCTTCGCAATTTTGGGGGACACAGACAGCGTGATGACATGCCTGAGAACTTCAATTTTGAGAATACGGCGCATCTGGTTGATACGGGCCTATACCGATTCATCCGCCATCCCATGTATACCTCGTTACTGCTCTTAAACTGGGGAGCGTTTTTAAAGCACATCACCCTGGTCACCACAGCAATCAGTGTGACAGCAACATTGTTCCTTATTGCCACGGCCCGGGTGGAAGAAAAAGAAAACCAAATAGTTTTTGGGCAAGCCTATACTGAGTATTGCAGCAAATCTAAGATGTTCATCCCATTTTTATTTTAA
- a CDS encoding radical SAM protein: MKTVSSLLDQAWYTRYKAISKLNIRSSIYDVTNRCNLRCKGCFFFSSGEHEAAKEQMDISEWESFIDREKERGVNLAILIGGEPTLCLDRVEAFYDRMPTFMATNGLIKVPRDRFPDMMVGISLWGSSDDEKTLRGKDTFAISSRHYEGDPHVYYLLTITPKLVGHIEPIVQKIRNVGVKVHMQLLSNDEGVDGFSWTKQELADVCQEMDDLLDRYPDTVVSAKYYHKIITTGTMLGRPFGWAECPSVTQPLDDRKNNPKRLTNFIRWASDLKTMHRCCTSETRDCKTCKDGAAHMSWVMVNKRAHMNNTQDLQNWITVYEMFAKLYQFIPW; the protein is encoded by the coding sequence ATGAAAACAGTTAGTTCTCTTCTGGATCAAGCGTGGTATACAAGATATAAAGCCATTTCCAAGCTTAACATACGAAGCTCCATTTATGATGTAACCAACCGCTGTAACCTGCGCTGCAAGGGTTGCTTCTTCTTTTCATCCGGCGAACACGAGGCGGCCAAAGAGCAAATGGACATCTCGGAATGGGAATCCTTTATTGATCGGGAAAAAGAACGGGGCGTCAACCTTGCCATTCTCATCGGTGGAGAACCTACCCTGTGCCTGGACCGCGTCGAGGCGTTTTATGACCGCATGCCCACCTTTATGGCCACAAACGGTCTTATCAAAGTACCCAGGGACCGTTTTCCCGATATGATGGTTGGCATTTCACTGTGGGGCAGCAGTGATGACGAAAAGACATTGAGGGGAAAGGACACCTTTGCCATATCCAGCCGCCACTATGAAGGCGACCCCCATGTGTATTATCTTTTGACCATTACGCCAAAGCTTGTAGGCCATATTGAGCCCATCGTCCAAAAAATCCGCAATGTCGGCGTTAAAGTCCATATGCAGCTTCTATCCAATGATGAAGGCGTAGACGGATTCAGCTGGACCAAGCAAGAACTTGCTGACGTATGCCAGGAGATGGACGACTTATTGGACCGCTATCCCGACACGGTGGTCTCTGCAAAATATTATCATAAGATTATCACCACAGGCACCATGTTGGGCAGACCTTTTGGTTGGGCCGAGTGCCCCTCGGTGACACAGCCCCTGGACGACCGGAAAAACAATCCCAAACGGTTGACCAACTTCATCCGCTGGGCCTCGGATCTTAAAACCATGCACCGCTGCTGCACCTCTGAAACCCGTGACTGCAAAACCTGCAAGGACGGAGCTGCCCACATGAGCTGGGTTATGGTCAATAAGCGGGCCCATATGAACAACACCCAGGATCTGCAGAACTGGATAACAGTGTATGAAATGTTCGCCAAACTGTATCAATTCATTCCATGGTAA